The following are encoded in a window of Caldicellulosiruptor danielii genomic DNA:
- a CDS encoding LCP family protein, whose protein sequence is MEGKRNKKIVISIIISILFICVAMGGYIYKVFVIDAKHIEKVFTKKSQVTKNSSLKYPFDDSSVNILIVGLDKASNRTVYDMHRTDTILFININFKDKKVRGISIPRDTLTQIYKVEKWDKINSAFGYGGGEKKEGFIYTMETVSKLLGGMPIDYYVGFDLDAIRKVVNILGGVYVNVEVPVRVKTKWVNIDLKPGYQKLNGIETLYYALWRKTPGGDIDRIKRDKELILSVFQQLKESNKIIKLPEIYWKIRKHFFTNLSLQQITSLAYFAQSMNKEDMVFESIPGTYFNYAGVSYWKPDYEGIKKLVKDLLGYDIEIDLQLPDRFKYAPLIVKHKTSNSSQKTVKQNVQTTRQEQQKTTEEQTRQSSLEGSSLPAQNSDNPTTGDTAAKVQQSSQAVESQQTLPPENTQDSLYENQEQSSSVQSSSSSLETSDVNSGVYSQDR, encoded by the coding sequence ATGGAAGGGAAAAGAAATAAAAAGATTGTGATTTCAATTATAATTTCAATTTTGTTTATATGTGTAGCTATGGGTGGGTACATTTACAAGGTTTTTGTTATTGATGCAAAACATATTGAGAAGGTTTTCACGAAAAAATCACAGGTAACTAAAAATTCCTCTTTAAAGTATCCTTTTGATGATAGTAGCGTGAACATCTTGATTGTTGGACTTGACAAGGCAAGCAACAGGACAGTGTACGATATGCACCGAACAGACACAATTTTGTTTATAAACATTAATTTCAAGGATAAAAAAGTTAGAGGGATTTCTATTCCAAGAGATACACTTACGCAAATATACAAAGTTGAAAAATGGGATAAGATTAACAGTGCATTTGGTTATGGAGGAGGAGAGAAAAAAGAGGGCTTTATATACACAATGGAAACTGTGAGCAAGCTCTTAGGCGGGATGCCAATTGATTATTATGTTGGATTTGACCTTGATGCTATAAGAAAGGTTGTAAATATATTGGGCGGTGTTTATGTCAATGTTGAGGTACCAGTGAGGGTAAAGACAAAGTGGGTGAACATTGATTTAAAACCAGGGTATCAGAAACTGAATGGTATAGAAACTCTCTATTATGCTCTTTGGAGAAAAACTCCTGGTGGTGACATAGACAGGATAAAAAGAGATAAAGAGCTAATTCTTTCTGTTTTCCAGCAGCTTAAAGAAAGTAATAAGATAATAAAACTTCCAGAAATATATTGGAAGATAAGAAAACACTTTTTTACCAATCTATCTCTTCAGCAAATAACATCGCTTGCTTATTTTGCCCAGAGCATGAACAAAGAAGATATGGTATTTGAGAGTATTCCTGGCACTTATTTTAACTATGCCGGAGTGAGCTACTGGAAACCGGATTATGAAGGGATAAAAAAGCTTGTAAAGGACCTACTTGGATATGACATTGAAATAGACCTTCAACTTCCTGACAGATTTAAATATGCACCGCTAATTGTAAAACATAAGACCAGTAATTCTTCCCAAAAAACTGTAAAGCAAAATGTACAGACTACAAGGCAAGAACAACAAAAAACAACAGAAGAACAAACTCGGCAAAGTAGTTTAGAAGGAAGTTCCTTGCCCGCACAAAACTCAGATAATCCTACAACTGGGGATACTGCTGCTAAGGTCCAGCAATCTTCGCAAGCAGTGGAAAGTCAGCAAACTTTGCCACCCGAAAATACTCAAGATAGCTTGTACGAAAATCAAGAGCAATCTTCTTCAGTCCAAAGTAGTTCTTCATCGCTTGAAACATCAGACGTAAACAGCGGTGTTTATAGTCAAGACAGATAG
- a CDS encoding CarD family transcriptional regulator produces the protein MYKVGDTIIHPLHGAGRIVEIVEEKVFDSVQKYYVVKILYNGMKVLVPVKSASEIGIRNVISEEEANRVFELLKDNSFKVDINGCGNYNKRIRENQQKLKSGNIYCVVEVLKMLAMREKVKGLSTNEKMMFNTAKQILVSELGLAKGLAIEEVERMVDNILFELETAE, from the coding sequence ATGTATAAGGTGGGAGATACAATAATACACCCTTTGCATGGAGCAGGCAGGATAGTTGAGATAGTTGAAGAGAAGGTTTTCGATAGTGTTCAGAAGTATTATGTGGTAAAGATATTGTACAATGGAATGAAGGTGCTGGTGCCTGTTAAAAGCGCATCAGAGATTGGCATTCGGAACGTGATTTCTGAAGAGGAGGCAAACAGAGTATTTGAGCTTTTGAAAGACAACAGTTTTAAGGTTGACATAAATGGTTGCGGAAATTATAACAAGAGAATAAGAGAAAATCAGCAAAAGCTAAAGAGCGGAAATATTTACTGCGTTGTAGAAGTTTTAAAGATGCTTGCAATGAGAGAAAAGGTAAAAGGGCTTTCGACAAACGAAAAGATGATGTTCAACACGGCAAAACAGATTTTAGTAAGTGAGCTTGGACTTGCGAAAGGTCTTGCCATTGAAGAAGTTGAGAGGATGGTTGACAATATTTTATTTGAGCTTGAGACGGCAGAGTAA
- a CDS encoding YesL family protein translates to MAGFFGFFDYTKPGPGVPENQPPKSKFVVFFEVTARKFWKLCWLNILYFLVSLPILILLYLVIGNYIFPIIQSATKEAGNIKDIQSLQGFLMFAFSLTLLSGFMVFGIGPTTAGFTYIVRNFAREEHAWVTSDFFEHTKKNLKEGIISFITDLLVLWIFSVAIRFYSIQSLKYPSVGIIKYFLIFTLFVYFMMHIYIYPMMVTYNLKVRHIYKNAFIFTILKLPHTIGMFLLLATVWLIPFILLFVTRFIPMLLLYLLVWVSLIGLAQNFYTNYIFGIYLNPQKKSEEQFESQENTELSSSKDDDSDSKESV, encoded by the coding sequence GTGGCAGGATTTTTTGGATTTTTTGACTATACAAAGCCTGGTCCGGGTGTGCCGGAAAACCAGCCTCCAAAATCAAAGTTTGTAGTGTTTTTTGAAGTTACTGCGAGGAAGTTTTGGAAACTGTGCTGGTTAAATATTTTATACTTCCTTGTTTCATTACCGATACTGATATTGCTCTATCTTGTTATTGGAAATTATATTTTTCCTATTATCCAGTCTGCAACAAAAGAAGCTGGAAACATAAAAGATATTCAGTCGCTGCAAGGTTTTTTGATGTTTGCTTTTTCACTGACACTTTTAAGCGGGTTTATGGTGTTTGGTATAGGACCAACAACTGCAGGTTTTACGTATATTGTGAGGAACTTTGCAAGAGAAGAACATGCGTGGGTTACAAGTGATTTTTTTGAACATACAAAAAAGAACCTAAAAGAAGGAATAATAAGTTTTATAACAGATTTGTTGGTGTTGTGGATATTTTCTGTAGCTATACGATTTTATTCAATTCAAAGTCTTAAATATCCCAGTGTAGGAATTATAAAGTACTTTCTGATATTTACACTTTTTGTCTATTTCATGATGCACATTTATATCTATCCCATGATGGTAACATACAACCTAAAAGTGAGGCACATTTATAAAAATGCTTTTATATTCACCATTTTGAAACTTCCTCATACTATCGGAATGTTTTTGTTATTGGCAACAGTATGGCTAATCCCATTCATACTTTTGTTTGTGACACGATTTATACCAATGCTGCTTCTTTATCTTTTAGTATGGGTGAGCTTAATTGGACTTGCCCAGAATTTTTACACAAACTATATCTTTGGGATATACCTAAATCCTCAAAAGAAAAGTGAAGAGCAGTTCGAAAGTCAAGAAAATACTGAACTTTCTTCTAGCAAAGATGATGACAGCGACAGCAAAGAGAGTGTATAA
- a CDS encoding 50S ribosomal protein L25/general stress protein Ctc, whose amino-acid sequence MEPVLVYNRRDVFTKSNLNKLRKEGYIPAVAYGDDIKSLPGYVSKKEFEKLYHQKGLAGKIKISIDGKERTALIKEIQTHYTKGNIIHVDFQILSENKPIYVEVPIIFENAEILKSRGLVLQRQMDTVEIEGLPKDIPEHLVIDLMSYEKPTAIKLKDIKLPEGIKITEDLDEVVAVIDVSEITEEPEVEEKKEETSSNA is encoded by the coding sequence ATGGAACCAGTACTTGTCTACAACAGAAGGGACGTATTTACAAAGAGTAATTTAAATAAACTCAGAAAAGAAGGATATATCCCTGCTGTTGCGTATGGTGATGACATAAAGAGCCTTCCTGGGTATGTTTCTAAAAAGGAGTTTGAAAAATTATATCATCAAAAAGGTTTAGCTGGTAAAATAAAGATTTCAATTGATGGGAAAGAGAGAACTGCTCTTATAAAAGAGATTCAGACCCATTATACAAAGGGGAATATAATTCATGTGGATTTTCAGATACTTTCTGAAAACAAGCCTATCTATGTTGAGGTGCCAATTATATTTGAAAACGCAGAGATTTTGAAGTCAAGAGGACTTGTGCTGCAAAGACAGATGGACACAGTAGAGATAGAAGGGCTTCCTAAGGATATTCCTGAACACTTGGTAATTGACCTGATGAGTTATGAAAAGCCCACGGCTATAAAGCTTAAAGATATAAAACTTCCAGAAGGAATCAAAATAACAGAAGATTTAGATGAGGTTGTCGCGGTAATTGATGTAAGCGAAATTACAGAAGAGCCAGAGGTAGAGGAGAAGAAAGAAGAGACTTCTTCAAATGCATAA
- the argH gene encoding argininosuccinate lyase, translating into MSKLKLWEGRFSKSTAQIFDLFNASIMTDIKLFEYDVLGSVAHVKMLAKYNIILEDEAKLIIDCLYQILEDFKLGKIEYEISDEDVHMLIEKELIKRIGEVGKKVHTARSRNDQVALDERLFCREKNLYLQELIKTLINTIVNLAEENIDVIMPGFTHLQKAQPILFSHYILAYAQMLKRDLLRLRQNYSMTNYNPLGSAALAGTTFEIDRFFVASELGFENVTENSIDTVSDRDFILDMLFSLAMIQMHLSRLAEDFIIFNTDEFKFIELDDSFCSGSSIMPQKKNPDALELIRGKTGRIYANLIGLLTVLKGLPLSYNKDLQEDKEFLFDSIETVEMSLVIINEILKTLKINKENMERSCKSGFINATDLADYLVTKGIPFRDAHFIVGNIVKYCIESGKILEDLSLEEYKRFCEKIQEDVYQFIKIETCVNRRKSYGGTSIESVRKQIDNLKFFLKK; encoded by the coding sequence ATAAGTAAACTGAAGCTCTGGGAAGGAAGATTTTCAAAGTCTACAGCGCAGATATTTGACCTTTTTAATGCTTCTATCATGACTGATATAAAACTTTTCGAATACGACGTTCTTGGGTCTGTTGCCCACGTTAAAATGCTTGCAAAGTATAATATTATCCTTGAGGATGAGGCAAAACTCATCATAGATTGTCTCTATCAAATATTAGAAGACTTTAAATTAGGAAAAATTGAATATGAAATTTCTGATGAAGATGTACACATGCTGATTGAAAAAGAGCTCATAAAGAGAATAGGAGAGGTTGGCAAAAAAGTTCATACTGCCAGAAGCAGAAACGACCAAGTTGCTCTTGACGAGAGACTATTTTGTCGTGAAAAGAATTTGTATCTTCAAGAACTGATAAAAACGCTAATAAACACAATTGTAAACTTAGCCGAAGAAAATATTGATGTAATTATGCCGGGGTTTACTCATCTTCAAAAGGCTCAGCCCATACTTTTTTCTCATTATATTCTTGCATATGCTCAAATGCTAAAAAGAGATTTGTTAAGACTAAGACAAAACTACAGCATGACAAATTACAACCCGCTTGGCAGCGCTGCTTTGGCAGGAACAACATTTGAAATAGACAGATTTTTTGTAGCAAGTGAACTTGGTTTTGAAAATGTGACAGAAAACAGTATCGACACTGTTTCTGACAGGGATTTTATTCTTGATATGTTATTCTCACTTGCTATGATTCAAATGCATCTTTCTCGACTTGCAGAAGATTTTATCATTTTTAATACTGATGAATTTAAATTTATTGAACTTGACGATAGTTTTTGCTCAGGCAGCAGCATAATGCCACAAAAGAAAAATCCTGATGCTTTGGAGCTAATCCGCGGCAAGACAGGAAGAATATATGCAAACTTGATTGGACTTTTAACAGTACTAAAAGGTCTGCCTCTTTCATATAACAAGGATTTGCAGGAGGACAAAGAATTTTTATTTGATTCCATTGAAACAGTAGAAATGAGTTTAGTAATAATAAATGAAATACTCAAAACTCTCAAAATTAACAAAGAAAACATGGAGCGTTCTTGCAAATCTGGATTTATCAATGCAACAGACCTTGCAGATTATTTGGTAACAAAAGGCATTCCTTTTAGAGATGCACATTTTATTGTAGGAAACATTGTAAAGTACTGCATTGAAAGCGGGAAAATATTAGAAGACTTATCGTTAGAGGAATATAAAAGATTCTGTGAGAAGATTCAAGAGGATGTATATCAATTTATAAAGATTGAAACCTGCGTAAACCGGAGAAAAAGCTATGGCGGAACTTCGATAGAGAGTGTAAGAAAACAAATTGATAATCTAAAGTTTTTTTTAAAAAAATAA
- a CDS encoding argininosuccinate synthase, which produces MRLNKVVLAYSGGLDTSVIIPWLKENFDCEVIAVVVDVGQEDDFEAIKERAYKTGASKVYIEDAKEEFVNEYIFPTLKAGAIYEGKYLLGTSMARPLIAKKLVNIAKKENADAIAHGATGKGNDQVRFEVTIKVLMPQIKIIAPWRIWNLKSREDELNYLAQKGIDIHFKREESYSTDWNIWHLSHEGLDLEDPCNMPDFDKVLKITKNPFSLSDSPETVEIEFEKGIPVKVNGQKMNGVELLKTLNKIGANHGIGIADIVENRLVGMKSRGVYETPGGTILYYAHRELEYLCLDRATLHFKDMVAIRFAELVYDGLWFSPLREALSVFVDKTQEVVNGTVKLVLYRGNIYSAGLKSPNSLYIKDLATFEEDQMYNQKDAEGFINLFGLPLKVFGMVNRKEDK; this is translated from the coding sequence ATGAGACTAAACAAAGTGGTTTTGGCATATTCAGGCGGTCTTGATACCTCAGTTATTATTCCTTGGCTTAAAGAAAACTTTGACTGTGAAGTAATTGCCGTGGTTGTTGATGTTGGACAGGAAGATGACTTTGAAGCTATAAAAGAAAGAGCTTACAAGACTGGCGCCTCAAAAGTTTATATCGAAGATGCCAAAGAAGAGTTTGTGAATGAATATATATTCCCCACTTTGAAAGCTGGAGCTATATATGAAGGAAAATATCTGCTTGGAACATCAATGGCAAGACCTTTAATTGCCAAGAAACTGGTTAATATTGCGAAAAAAGAAAACGCTGATGCAATAGCACACGGAGCAACGGGAAAAGGAAACGATCAGGTAAGATTTGAAGTAACAATTAAGGTGCTTATGCCACAAATAAAGATAATAGCTCCTTGGCGAATATGGAACTTAAAGTCACGCGAGGATGAACTAAATTACCTTGCCCAAAAAGGAATAGATATTCACTTTAAAAGGGAAGAAAGTTATAGTACAGATTGGAACATCTGGCATCTTTCTCACGAAGGACTTGACTTAGAAGATCCTTGTAACATGCCAGACTTTGATAAGGTATTGAAGATTACAAAAAATCCTTTTTCACTTAGTGACTCTCCAGAGACTGTGGAAATTGAATTTGAAAAAGGAATTCCTGTAAAAGTAAACGGACAAAAGATGAATGGAGTTGAACTTTTGAAAACTTTAAATAAAATAGGTGCAAATCATGGAATTGGCATTGCTGACATAGTTGAAAACAGGCTTGTTGGAATGAAATCGCGCGGCGTATATGAAACTCCTGGCGGAACAATTCTTTATTATGCTCACAGGGAATTGGAATATCTCTGCCTTGACAGAGCTACTTTGCATTTTAAAGACATGGTTGCAATTAGATTTGCTGAACTTGTTTATGACGGGCTTTGGTTTTCACCGTTAAGAGAAGCACTTTCAGTATTTGTTGACAAAACTCAAGAGGTTGTAAATGGCACAGTAAAACTTGTGCTGTACAGAGGTAATATTTACTCTGCTGGTTTAAAATCACCAAATTCGCTATATATCAAAGACCTTGCAACCTTTGAAGAAGACCAGATGTATAATCAAAAGGATGCAGAAGGATTCATTAACCTGTTTGGCTTACCTTTGAAGGTATTTGGAATGGTGAACAGAAAGGAGGATAAGTAA
- the nadD gene encoding nicotinate (nicotinamide) nucleotide adenylyltransferase: MKVALFGGTFNPIHVGHLIMAQYVLNFSHVQKVIFVPNGHPPHKNEDVADASDRFEMVKLSIEDNPYFDISDFEIRKSGPSWTIDTLKYFSSIYEKVYFILGSDNLSEIVKWYKAEEILSKYPLIVLPRERDLCAIKKEIEKLSSKYAQEITLIQMPIVDISSTEIRKLIRQNKSIRYIVHPKVEEYIKRKGLYKK; this comes from the coding sequence ATGAAGGTGGCTCTCTTTGGTGGTACTTTCAATCCCATTCACGTTGGACATCTAATTATGGCTCAATATGTTTTGAATTTTTCACATGTGCAAAAGGTTATATTTGTCCCCAATGGACATCCTCCGCACAAGAATGAAGATGTAGCAGATGCGAGCGACAGGTTTGAAATGGTTAAGCTTTCAATAGAAGATAATCCATATTTTGATATAAGCGACTTTGAAATCAGAAAGAGTGGACCAAGCTGGACGATAGACACGCTAAAGTATTTTTCATCTATTTACGAAAAAGTATATTTCATTCTTGGAAGCGACAATCTTTCAGAGATAGTGAAGTGGTACAAGGCAGAAGAGATTTTAAGCAAATATCCTTTAATTGTTCTCCCGCGAGAAAGAGATTTGTGTGCAATAAAAAAGGAAATTGAAAAGCTTTCTTCTAAATATGCTCAAGAGATTACTTTGATTCAGATGCCTATTGTTGATATATCTTCAACAGAAATAAGAAAACTAATTCGCCAGAACAAAAGTATAAGATATATAGTTCATCCAAAGGTGGAAGAATATATTAAAAGAAAGGGGCTTTATAAAAAGTGA
- the yqeK gene encoding bis(5'-nucleosyl)-tetraphosphatase (symmetrical) YqeK, which produces MKIEYIKEKLSELLDEKRYVHSIGTMEYAVKLAERFGEDARKAMIAGLVHDVAKCLDKQQLLNCALKSGIVIDNIMKNQIELLHGPAGSYLARKLFGIEDVDILNAIAYHTTGRENMSKLEMIIYVADLIEPSRQFEQVERLRKKSFEDLEKAVVMAMDNTLKYVIERGGLIHPNTIYARNWLILQESGEVR; this is translated from the coding sequence GTGAAAATTGAGTACATTAAAGAAAAACTAAGTGAACTTTTGGATGAAAAAAGGTATGTACATTCAATTGGAACAATGGAGTATGCAGTAAAGCTTGCTGAAAGGTTTGGCGAAGATGCCCGAAAAGCAATGATTGCAGGTCTTGTTCATGATGTTGCAAAGTGCCTTGATAAGCAGCAGTTGTTGAATTGTGCTTTGAAATCTGGTATAGTTATAGATAACATTATGAAAAATCAAATAGAGCTTTTACATGGTCCTGCTGGAAGTTATTTGGCAAGAAAGCTCTTTGGAATAGAAGATGTTGACATCTTAAATGCTATTGCATATCATACAACGGGAAGAGAAAATATGTCAAAGTTAGAAATGATAATATATGTGGCGGATTTGATTGAGCCTTCAAGACAATTTGAACAGGTAGAAAGGCTGAGGAAAAAATCATTTGAAGATTTAGAGAAAGCAGTTGTGATGGCTATGGACAACACTCTAAAGTATGTTATTGAACGTGGAGGCTTAATACATCCTAATACTATTTATGCAAGAAATTGGCTTATATTACAAGAAAGCGGGGAAGTAAGGTGA
- a CDS encoding LCP family protein yields MKKIRIKKEAKVFLASFLVTVAVIFLFIVATALYYKNTKTLPPILNSLIEKVTNTETSGFEDKLPMNILVLGGDEKEGGRSDTIMLVHIQKDFQPVIISIPRDTRVKIEGIKGYSKINAAYSYGKSRLAIKTLEDLLGIKIDRYVALNYEAVKKIVDAVGGVDVEVPFHLYYKDTTPGKELFIDIPAGLQHLDGEKAVEFLRWRHNSNGKEYGRGGDLGRIEMQKKFVFALIDKVLKPQNLIKLPSIIQTATKYVDHNFTRDEIVWFVQNAGKFSSQNIMTAVLPGYPKYIDYVSYYILDEEKCKQLVEDLNEPEIIKENIRIKVIGESVSEKAALLKSELESKGYVNVGLGNQKRIQNSTIELKRINKKYLEQLRDDIDLSTFQVVYSPDYGELYDVYIKVK; encoded by the coding sequence GTGAAAAAGATACGAATCAAAAAAGAAGCAAAGGTGTTTTTAGCATCTTTTTTGGTTACTGTAGCAGTTATATTTTTGTTCATTGTTGCAACAGCTTTGTATTACAAAAATACAAAGACACTTCCGCCAATATTAAATAGCCTTATTGAAAAGGTTACAAATACTGAGACAAGCGGGTTTGAAGATAAATTACCAATGAACATTTTAGTTCTTGGAGGAGATGAAAAAGAAGGTGGAAGGTCAGATACTATAATGCTTGTTCATATCCAAAAAGATTTCCAACCTGTTATTATTTCTATTCCGAGAGATACAAGAGTAAAAATAGAAGGTATAAAAGGATATTCAAAAATCAATGCGGCATATTCTTATGGTAAATCAAGGCTTGCTATAAAGACTTTAGAAGACCTTCTGGGCATAAAAATTGACAGATATGTTGCCCTAAATTATGAAGCAGTCAAAAAAATTGTTGATGCAGTTGGCGGCGTGGATGTTGAAGTTCCTTTTCATTTATATTACAAAGATACAACACCAGGCAAAGAGCTTTTTATAGATATTCCTGCTGGTCTTCAACATTTGGACGGCGAAAAAGCAGTTGAGTTTTTGCGCTGGCGACATAACTCAAACGGCAAAGAGTATGGTAGAGGCGGGGATTTGGGCAGGATTGAGATGCAGAAAAAATTTGTGTTTGCTTTGATTGACAAGGTATTAAAACCACAAAATCTTATAAAACTTCCAAGTATTATTCAGACAGCAACAAAGTACGTTGACCACAATTTTACAAGAGATGAGATAGTCTGGTTTGTCCAGAATGCAGGCAAATTCAGTAGCCAAAATATAATGACAGCTGTACTACCGGGCTATCCTAAATATATTGATTATGTTTCTTACTATATATTGGATGAAGAGAAATGCAAACAGCTTGTTGAAGATTTAAATGAGCCAGAGATAATAAAGGAGAATATCAGAATTAAAGTGATAGGAGAAAGTGTTAGCGAAAAGGCAGCTTTGCTCAAAAGTGAACTTGAGTCGAAAGGATATGTAAATGTGGGGTTGGGAAATCAAAAGAGAATTCAAAATTCTACAATTGAGCTAAAGAGAATTAATAAAAAATATCTTGAGCAATTAAGAGATGACATTGACCTTTCAACTTTTCAGGTGGTTTATTCACCGGACTATGGGGAATTGTACGATGTTTATATTAAAGTAAAATAA
- the rsfS gene encoding ribosome silencing factor has protein sequence MEQKIYEIVKLLSEKKAQDIVVLDISKLTIIADYFIICSASNVQHVKAIVDEIEEKEPVHILRVEGKESFRWVVIDFGDIILHIFHEKEREFYNLERLWIDAKKVEIAAL, from the coding sequence TTGGAACAGAAAATATATGAGATTGTAAAACTCCTGTCTGAGAAAAAAGCCCAAGATATAGTGGTTTTGGACATTTCAAAACTAACCATAATAGCTGACTATTTTATTATATGCAGTGCATCAAATGTTCAGCACGTGAAAGCAATTGTAGATGAAATTGAGGAAAAAGAACCAGTGCATATATTGAGAGTTGAAGGAAAGGAAAGTTTCAGGTGGGTTGTTATAGATTTTGGTGATATAATTCTTCATATCTTCCACGAAAAAGAGAGAGAATTTTATAACCTTGAACGATTGTGGATAGATGCCAAAAAGGTTGAAATTGCAGCTTTATAG